GGCGACCCTCGACAGCCTCAAGGCCGAGGTCGCGGCGGCCGAAGCCGCCGTCCAGCGCGCCCGGCACAACCTGCAGGACCGGACGATCTCCGCCCCATTCTCGGGCGTCCTCGGCATGCGCGCGGTCGACCTCGGCGCGCGCGTCGAGACGTCGATGGTCCTGACCACGCTCGACGACCTCTCGGAGGTGGAGATCGAGTTCCGCCTGCCGGAGACGGTCTACGGCCAGATCCACATCGGCCAGCGCATCCACGCCGAGAGCGCCGCCTTTCCGGGCCGCACCTTCAGCGGTTCCGTCGCCGCGATCGACAGCCGCATCGATTCGGTGAGCCGCTCCTTCCGCGTCCACGCCCGCCTTCCCAACGAGGACCGGGTGCTTCCGGTCGGCATGTTCATGCGCCTCGACCTCGCGCTCGACGACCGCCATGCCGTCGTGGTTCCCGAGGAGGCCGTGATGGTCGAGGGCGGCAAGACCGAGATCTTCGTGGTCGTCGACGGCGTGGCCGAGCTGCGCTCGATCGAGACGGGCCTGCGGCGAGCCGGCATCGTCGAGGTGCTCGACGGCGTGGCGGACGGCGACACCGTCGTCAGCCGCGGCATCCAGTCCGTGCGCGACGGCGGCGCGGTGAGGATCATCAGCCGCATTCCCCTCCCCGGCCATTCCACCGAGATCGAGGTGCCGGGGACGGCCGACGCGCCCGCATCGCCCGCCGCCGCGGCCAACCCTGAACCGGCCGGCACGGGGAGCCGCACCTAGTGCTGTCCGACCTCGCCATCCGCCGCCCGGTGCTCGCGGCGGTCGTCAGCCTCCTCATCATGGTCTTCGGCATCGGTGCCCTGACGGGACTGCCGATCCGCGAGCTGCCGGACATCGACACGGCCGTCGTCACCGTGCGCACCGAGTACACCGGTGCCTCGCCGGAGATCATCGACACCGACATCACCGAGATTCTGGAAGCCTCGATCTCCGGGATCTCCGGCATCAAGACGCTCTCGTCGCAGTCCCGCCGCGGCCGGTCGTCCATCACCATCGAGTTCGAGGTCGGCCGCAACATCGACGAGGCCGCCAACGACGTGCGTGACGCCGTCGCCCGCGTGCGCGGCGACCTGCCCGACGACGTGGAGGAGCCGCAGGTCGTCAAGTCCGACGCGGACGGCGACCCGGTCATGCGCCTCGCCGTCACCTCGACGCGCATGACGCCGGCCGAGATCACCGACTATCTCGACCGCTACGTCGTCGACCGCCTCGCCACCGTGAACGGCGTCGCGTCCATCGACCTTTACGGCGACCGGCCCTTCGCCGTTCGCATCTGGCTCGACCGGCGCGCGATGGCCGCACGCAACCTCACCGTCGCGGACATCACCACTGCGCTGCAGCGCGCCAACGTCGAGCTTCCCGCCGGCGAGATCGAATCGACCGCGCGCCAGCTCCAGGTCCGCCTCAACAGCCGGCTGCCGACCGTCGAGGCGTTCGCCAACGTCACCGTCGACCGGGTCGAGGGCTACCCGATCCGCCTGTCCGACGTCGCCCGCGTCATCCCCGGCGTCTCCGACGACACCACCATCGTGCGCTCGGACGGCAAGCCCGCCGTCGGGATGTCCGTCATCCGCCAGAGCCAGTCCAACACCATCGCCATCAGCCAGGGCATCCGCTCCGAGATCGAGGCGATGAAGCCGTCGCTGCCACGCGGCATGGAGATCACCGTCGGTTCGGACGACGCGATCTTCGTCGGCGCCTCCATCAAGGAGGTGGTCACCGCGCTCGGCATGTCGCTCCTCCTCGTGGTGGCGGTGATCCTGGCGTTCCTGCGCTCCTGGCGCGCGACGCTCATTCCGGCCATCACCATCCCCATCGCCCTCATCGGCACCTTCATGCTGATCGGTGCGATGGGCTTCTCGATCAACGTCCTGACGCTCCTCGCCCTGCTCCTCGCCATCGGCCTCGTGGTCGACGACGCGATCGTGGTGCTGGAGAACATCCAGCGACGGATCGACAACGGCGAGTCCGTGCTCGTCGCGTCCGTGCTCGGATCGCGGCAGGTGACCTTCGCGGTCATCGCCACGTCGCTGACGCTGATCGCGGTGTTCGTGCCCATCTCCTTCCTCGGCGGTCAGGTCGGGCGTCTTTTCACGGAGTTCGGCTTCGTGATGGCGAGCGCGGTGCTGATCTCCACGTTCGTTGCGCTGACGGCCTGCCCCGCCCTCGCCTCCAAGGTGTTGCGCAAGGACATGGGCGTCTCGGAAGGCTCCGAGGGACGGGTGCTGCGCGGCTTCCGCAGGATCGTCAGCACTGCTCTCTCGTTGCCGCTGATCGTGATCGCCGCCGCCATCGGCATCGCCGTCGTGGGCGGCGTCGTCTACCAGACCATCCCGTCGGAGCTGACCCCGCGGGAGGACCGCGGCGTCGCCTTCGTGCCGCTGACCGCCCCCGTCGGCGCGACGGTCAACTTCACCGACGAGGCTGCGCAGCAGGTGGAGGCGATCGCCGAGCCGCTGCTCCAGTCCGGCGACGTCGCGACGATCTTCACGCTGTCCGGCTCCTGGGGACGCGCCAACCGCTCGTTCGTCGTCCTGCGCCTCTCCGACTGGGAGAACCGCGACCGCTCCGCCCAGGAGATCGCCGCCGCGCTCCGCCCCGGCATGAGCGGGGTCACCGCCGCCCGCGGCTTCCCGATCACCCCGTCCGGACTCGGCCTCCGGGGCAACCGCACGCCGCTGCAGGTCGTCGTCTCCGGGCCGGACTTCCCGAGCGTGCAGCGCTGGGCGGCGACGCTTCTGGAAGAGGCACAGGCGAACCCGAACCTGCAGAACATGGAGATGGACTACGAGGAGAATCAGCCGCAGCTCGACATCACTGTCGACCGCCAGCGCGCCGACGACCTCGGCGTCTCCATCGAGACCATCGCCTCCTCGCTGCAGACCCTCCTCGCCTCGCGCGAGGTGACGAACTTCGTCTACCGCGGCCGCGAATACCCGGTTCTCCTCCAGGCCGAGCGGAACGACCGCTCCTCGCCCTCGGACATCGACTTCATCTTCGTGCGCGCCGGGGACGGGACGAGCCTCGTCCCGCTCTCCACCCTCGTCAGCATCAAGGAGAGCTCGGCGGCGTCCGAGCTTCGCCGCTTCGACCGCCTCCCGTCGATCACCATCGAGGGCGCGGTCGCCGACAACTACACGCTCGGCGAGGCGATCGCGTTCATGAAGGACGCGGCCGCGCGGACGCTTCCGCCCGAGGCCCGGATCAGCCTCAGCGGCCAGTCGCAGCAGTTCGAGGAGACCTCGAGCGGCGCCGCCTTCACCTTCGGCCTCGCCCTCCTCATCGTCTTCCTGGTGCTCGCCGCGCAGTTCGAGAGCTTCGTCCACCCGCTGACGATCATGCTGACGGTGCCGCTCGGCGTCGCGGGCGCGGTGTTCTCGATGGCGCTCGCGGGACTGACGTTCAACATCTACAGCCAGATCGGCATCATCCTGCTGATCGGCCTGATGGCGAAGAACGGCATCCTCATCGTCGAGTTCGCCAACCAGCTCCGCGACGAGGGCATGTCGGTGCGCGAGGCTGTGCTGGAGGCGACGGTGCTGCGCCTGCGCCCGATCGTGATGACGATCGTCTCCACCGTCCTGGGCGCCGTGCCGCTGGTGCTCGCCACCGGCGCGGGCGCGGAGAGCCGTATCGCCATCGGCACGGTGATCGTCGGCGGACTGGTCGTCTCGGGCGTCCTCACGCTGGTCGTGACGCCCGTGCTGTACGACCTCCTCGCGCGCCTGACGCAGCCGCGGTCGGCCATCGAACGGGCGCTCAACGCGGAACTCTCGTCCCTCTCCAAGCCGCGCGATCACACCGCCCCGGCTGAATAATACCCAAATTCCGGTACAATCCTTCCCCGCGCTCGGCTCTGCGGCCGGATGCGGGGTGGCCCGGCCGGGCGTGCTCGCCAGCACAGCGGAGCGCGGACCGGTTCATACGTTCGGTTTCGGGGCCATCGTCGTATTGCCCAATCCAAGGAGTCCTTTTGTGCGGATGACATTCAGCAGGCGCACGATCCTCGCCTTCCTCGCGGCCATCGGCTCCGGCGTCGCCTTTCCGCGCTTCGGCCAGGCGGCGGAGAGGGCCGGCGCCGTCAACGATCTCACCGGCAAGGCGACCGCCACTGCCGAAGGCGCTGAGGCGCGCAGCCTGAAGATCGACGATCCGATCCACCTTTCCGAGACCGTGCGCACGGGTGTCGAGGCCCGTGCCGTCCTCGGCCTCGGCCAGCGCACCGTCCTCAACCTCGGCTCCGACACTGAGGTGCGCATCGACCGCTACGTGGTCGACGCTGGCGGCGAGCTGACCCTCGGCGGCGGCGCGATCCTCTTCAGCCGCGATGGGCCGCCCGCCGACGACACGCTGTCGATCAGCTCCGAGTACGGGCTCATCGTGGTGCGCGGAACGACGTTCTTCGCCGGTCCGAGCCGGGATGTCTTCGGCGTGTTCGTCGAGACGGGCCGCGTCAGCGTCACGGGTGGCGGCAAGACCGTCTCCGTCGGCCCCGGCGAAGGAACCAACATCGCCGAGCCCGGGGCGGAACCGACCGACCCGGTCGAGTGGGGTCAGGGCCGTATCGACGAGGCGCTCGCGAGCGTCCGCTGACGCCGGCGGCCGGGCCGGGCGCCGCCGCGCGGCGATGCGCCGTGGAGCCCGGTCCCGGCTCACGAGGCTCCATGCTCAGGAGGCGATGCGGGGCTCCTCGCCCGCCAGCAGGGCGCGGTAGGCCTGCGGCGTCAGCTTGTCGATGACGAGAGGGGTGGCCGACAGGGCCGCCACCGCCCGCCGGACCTCGGCCTTCTCGTCCTCGCCCGTTTCCTCCGGCCAGACGGTGTGCAGCGCCAGCGGTTCGGGGAAGCCGCGCACGATGAACCGGCCGAGCGGCTTCAGGTCCAGCGCCAGACGCTCCGCCGTTCCCGGCCCGATCACGATCTGCGTTCCCAGGAACTTGTTGGCCTGCTCGAACCGCGATGCCGCGTTCACCGCCGCGCCGTGGGCGGTGTAGTCGAGCTTTCGTGCGCCGCCCACGTCGCCGACGATCGCCCGCCCGGTGTCGAGCCCGATGCGGGTGCGCCCGAGGCCGAGGAGCCGCGCCTCCGGCGTGGCCTCGAACCGTGCGCTCGCCTCGGCCAGCGCCAGCGCGCAATCGAGCGCCCACTGCGGGTGATTCGGCAGGTCCACGGGCACGTTGAACAGGACGTTCATGCTGTCGCCGATGAGCTTGGCGACCATCCCCTCGTGCGCGACCGCAACGCTGGTGATGACGTCGTAGTAGGCGTCGAGAAGGCCGATCAGCGCCTCCGGCTCGGCGGCCGAGGTCATCGCCGAGAAGCCCTCGATGTCGGTGAAGAGCGCCGTCACCTCGCGTGCCTCGCCCTTGAGGCGGATGGTGTCCGGGCTCGCCGCGATGCGCCGCACCACCGCCGGCGAGAGGTGCTGCTCGAACGCGGCCTGCACCCGGCGCGCCTGGCGCCGCGCCTGCGCTGCCACCAGGAGCGAGCCGAGCGCGAAGGTGATCGTCGCGCTCGCGGCCGGAAGGATCGGGTCGACGAGGACCATCGAGACCGTCGCCACGGAGGCGCCCGCGATCCACGCGAGCGCCAGCGCCCCGATGACGATCGCCCCGGTGAGCGGTGCGAGGAACCGGGCCGCGAGAAGCGCCAGGACGGACGCGACGGCGACCGCCACCCGCTCCCACGTCAGCGCGTCGTCGGCGCGGATCGGGAAGGCTCCGGCGGACATCTGCGCGTAGCCGTCGGCCTGGAGGTCGATGCTGGGAACGAGCGATCCGTCCGCGCCGGTGCGCAGGCCGCCGAGCTCCGGCGCCGAGCTTCCCAGGATCACCGCCCTGCCGGCGAGGCGCGCGATCTCGGCCGCGTTCCCGGCGATGACGTCCGCAGCGCTCACGTGACGGGCGGCGCGATCGGCCCGCGAGACCGGGATGAGGCGCATCAGCCCGCCCGTTCCCAGCGGGACCCGACGCTCGCCGACCTGCATGACGTCGGCGTCCGGGTCGATCAGGATCGGCGGGGCGCCCTGTGCGTTCCGCTGCAGCTCGACGGCGAGGCCCGGTAGCGCCTGCCGCCCGGCGACGACGAGGAGTGGTACATTGCGGATCGTCCCGTCGAGGCTGCCGGGCAGCGCCAGCGCCCCGAAGCCCGCCGCGCCGTCCCTCAGCGCCGCGATGGGGCCGGCGATTCCCTCGCTGCGCCACAGCCCGTCCGCCACGAACGTGCCGCGCACGATGATCGGCGGCGAGCGCACCGGCGTCCCCTCCTGCGGCGCGAGGCCGACACCCAGCACGGTCGGAATTCTCGCCATGGCCTTTGCGAGGCTGGTGTCCCCGTCGGCCAGTGTCGCCGGATCGACGTCGAGCGGAACGCCGAATTCGGTGAGACGGCGCGCGAGTCCTGCGGGGGAGCGGTCGTCCGGCTCGTCGAGGAGGATGTCGATGGCGAGCGCCTTGCCGCCCGCGTCGGCGATGGCGCCCACCAGCGTCGCAAGGTCGGCGCGCGGCCACGGCCACGCCCCGACCTCCGAGAGGGAGCGGCGGTCGATGTCGACCACCACCGGCTCGTCGATGGTCGTGACGCCGGCGAGCGCGGTGAGCTGGTCGAAGGTGCGCTCACGCAGGGTGTTGCCGCCGGTCGTCCCGGAATAGGCCGCGAGGACCAGCGTCACGAGCGCCGCGATGGCGACGAGGCCGAGGTCCGTCGTGCCCCGGGCGCGGGCGCGCTCGATGGCCCGCCAGGCATTCACTCGTCGGCCAGTCGCGCCACCGCGGGTTCGTCGATCACGACGAGCGTCGCGCCTTCCGCGCGGAGGATGCCGGAGCGGGACAATTTGGCGATCTGGCGGCTGGCGTTCTCGCGCGAGAGGCCGAGATAGGCGCCGAGGTCGGTCTGGTTGGCGGCGAGGTCGATCACCACACCGTTCGCCGTGCGCCGCCCGTACGCCTGGCAGAGGCGCAGGAGGCCGCCGGCGAACCGCGCGTCGAGTTTACGCATGTTGGTCTCGACGATGTCGGAGGTCGCGCGCAGCTTCTCGCACAGAATGCCGACGACCTCGACCAGCGCGTCGGGCGATTCGCGCAGCGCCGGCATCAGGTCCCTCCGGTCGATGCGGAAGATCTCCCCAGCCTCGATCATGGAGGCCGACGCCGTCCGGGGGCCGCCGTCCAGGACGGCGATCTCGCCGACGAGGTCGCCGCCACGCAGGAAGTTCAGCACCACCTCGCGGCCCTCGCCGGTGGTATTGTGCACCTTTACCGTGCCGCTGATGACGACGTGGAGCGCGTCGCCCGGATCGTCCCGCTGGAAAAGACGCTCACCCTTGGCGTAGCGGATCGCTCGACCGTGCATCACCACCCGGTCGATCGCGACCTCCTCCATCGCCCCGATGAACGTATTCGCCACCAGGAAGGCCCGCACTGGACTGGAGCGAACTACAGTCGCCATGTGAAACTTCTCCGCAAAAGCGTCACCTAAATAGGCTAAGATCGTCATATTAGCCATGTCCATACTTATGGGAACCACACCCGGAGGGGTCATCGGGCGCTGAAATTGCGGCGCGGTGGGCTTGCTCGCGGACCCCGTGTCGCCCAAACACGGTGGCGCGCCCTGCCGCCGGCACGGTCGTCGCCCCGCAGTCATGACGTCGAGGAGACCCTTGCAGAACCTTGCCGGCCGTCCGGGTCCATCGCGCCCAGCTCCCCCGCGCGCCGCTTCGCCGGAGAGGCGTGGCCCCGCGCATGCTTGAGAGCGTCCTGCCGTCCGGTGCGCCTGATACCGTGCTGATCGCGGTGCCGTCCTGGTACGCGCACGCGCCGGCCGTCGCCCGCCTGACCCGCCTCCTCGGCGCGGCCGCCACCGTCGACGTGGTGGAGCCGTCGCAGCTCGACGCGTGCCTCTGGTCCGCCCCCGGGGCGCATGCGCTGGTCCTGCACCCCTCCGCCGAGGACTTCGCGACACGCGCGGTCGCGGACGGCGCAGCGCCGAGCGACGCCATCGCCGCATGGACGCGGCATTCGGCGGCGCTGGTCCTGCAGTGCCGCCGCCTCGCGCCCCGCATCACGCTCGTCGATCCGCACGGGGCGAGCGACGACGACGCCCTCGCCGAATCGCTCGGCGCCCGGCTGGGGTTGCGGCTCGCCGGCGACGGCGACGGTCCCGCCCGCTCGCGCGAGGACACGGGCGAGGCGAGCGTGGCGCGCTATCTCTGCCGCCTCGTCGCGCTGGAGTCGCCGGCGGTCGCCACGCTCGCCGCACAGCTCCGCCCGCACGCCCTGGCGCTGTGGAGCGCGCCGATCCGCACCTCGCCCGACGAGGCGGTCGCCGCGTTCCGGTCGCTTCAGGCCGGCTCCGCGCCGGGCCCCGCCGCATCGACGTCCGGCGAGGCCACCCTGCGCCACCGTCTCGCCGAGGCCGAGGCGCAGAACGCCCTGCTCCTCGAGCAAATCGCCTTGCTGCAGGAGGCGGTCGGCGCCAGCATCTTCGACACCGCCACGCTTCAGCACCAGACGATCTACGCCGACGACGGCCTCACGCATCCGGCTTTCTACCCGCCCGAGCGGCGCCCGTCGGACGGGCTGTCGCTGCGCTGGATCGGCAACGCGGACGACGCGGTGCTCCCGACCGAGATCAGCCGCACGCGCCCGATTCGCGTGGACGTGCAGCTCGCCGTCGTCATCAACGCCGCCGCCCTCGACGGCTTCTCCGTCACCTGCGACGGGCTGCCGGCCGTGAAGGTCGAGCGGACGCGGATGGACGACGGGAGCATCCTGCACAGCTCGACCTTCGACGCGCCCGCCAGCCCCGATCCCCTGGCCCTGGTGCGCATCGGGCTGCACATCGCCTCCAAGGTGGACCTCACCGCCCGGGGCGATCCGCGCTTCGTGGCCGTCGCCATCCACAAGATCGACGTCTGGCAGCTGGAGGCGGAGGCCGGCGTGGTCGAGATCGCCGCCGACACGCTGGACGCTCCGGCGTTCTATGGCGTCGAGGCGCTCCCCGACGGGAGGCGCTTCCGCTGGATGGGGCGCGAGACGGCTGCCGTCGTCCCCGTCGGCGGCGCGACCGCGGGGGCGATGCGGGTCGAGGTCCACATGCCGCTGGTGATCCACCGCCGGTGTCTCGACGGTCTCGAACTGAGCCTCGACGGGGTGGCGCCGGAGGTCACCCGGATCGAGCCCGCCGGCGACGGGGGCGCGATCAAGTCCGCGGTGTTCCCGGACGGCGGCGTCCCGGGCGAACTGGCGCTGAGCCTCGGTGCCACGGTCGAAGCCGAGGGGCGGCCCCTCGGCGTCGCGATCGAGCGGATCGTGATACGCCCGGCCTAGAGCTGCCGCACCACCAGTTTGTGGAGACCGACCGAGAGCGTGCGGCCGTCCCCCTTGTCCGTCAGGTCGACGGCGTGCGTCGCCTTCAGCACCACCTGGACGGGCTCGGAGAGGGCGCGGGTGGGGTCGATCGGGGCGAACACGGCGCTCTTCACGATGCAGCCGCCCTCGCCGGATGTCTCGACCGACTGCGGCTCCTCCTGGTCGAACTCGATCTCGAGCCCCGAGAGGGCCTCGTCGTCGATCACCACGGCGAGGTGAGCCTCGACGCGGACCGGGCGGTCGAGCGGGATCGTCACCGTGAAGGCCTGCTCGTCGCGCACGCCCATCCAGGCGAAGGGGAGCCTGTCCGGGCGGTGCTCCAGCGGGTAGAATGCGGCCTCGTCGAAGCCCTCGTCGACGAGGATCACCACCGACAGGGGAGCGCCTGGGGCGCCGACCGTGCGCGTCGCGGGGCGCGGCACGACGGGCTTCGGCGCCACGCCCATCGGGGCGCGCGGCGCGACGGCGACCGCTTCGGGCACCGCCGGCACGGGCTCGTCGTCATCGGCGTCGGGCGGGGGAGCGACCTTTTCAGCCGGCGGCTCGGGCGGGACCGGCACAACGGAGAGGCCGACAAGTCCGCAGCCGAGTGTGCGCGTGTCACCGTGCGGCGTGCAGTCGAGCACGTGCCGCTGGCGCAGGACGACGTCGAGCGTCTCGCTGTCGGGCGGCAGGCCGGTGAACTCGGCGGACTTCACGATCTGACCGTTCGGCTGCATCCTGGTCTCGTACCGGGTCGCGATCTGGCCGCCGAGGCCGATCTCCAACCCGTCCAGCGCGTCGCCGTCGATCACCAGCTCGATCGTCACGGCGACCTTCACCGCATTGCCGGGTGTGATGGTGACCGGGATGACCGCCTCGCTCTCACGGCCCATCCAGCGGAAGGCGCGGCCCTTCGCGCTCGTTTCGAGAGCGTAGAAGGCCGGATGGACGAAGGTCGGCCCGAAGCCGACCGTCGCGCCCAGCAGCGTCGCCGGCTTTGCAGCGAGCGCGGCGCGAAGTCTGGCGACCTCCGCCCGCAGCCGGTTGCGCTCGCCGGATATCTCCGCGAGCGACGCGGCGGCCAGCTCCTGGGCCGCCTGATCGCGGTTCTTCAGGATGCCGGAATAGTACAGGAAGGCGGTGTCGGCGTGGGTGCCGTCCGGCGCGGTGAGCAGCGCGGCGGCGTTGAGGTCGCGGATCAGCTTGCGTGCCTTGGGCGTCTCGGCCGTCGCGGTCCGCGCCAGCGCCCGCAGCACGGGGTCGCCCTTGGCGGCGCGGCGGCCCCGCCGGCGCGGGCGGTCGGTCTCCGCGAGGACGTGCTCGACCACCGCCGGCGCGCTGAACTCGAGGTCCGCAAAGTCGACGAGGAGCGCGGACGGAGCGCGCGCCGCGTGGGCATCGAGGATCGCCGTTGCCGACTTGAACCATGCGTTGACGGGGCTCGAGGGCTGGACCCCCCGCGTCATCGCCTCGACGAGCACGGCCTCGAGACTGCGGAACACGAACACGGCACGCGCCCCCGGCGGCGCGCCCGCGACATGGTCGAGGTTCGACACGGTCGTCTCGCAGCCCTGCTGGCGCAGAAGCTCGAGGAGGTCTTTGATCGAGCGGGAGCCGTCGAGGTCCGGCGGGGGGACGACGACCACATGTCGTTGGGCCATCCTGCGCTGATAGGGCCTGACGGCGGGTCCGTCCACAGCGGCGTTGGCCTCGCGTGCGGGACATGAACAGGCGCGACACTCCGGCAGCGCCGGGAGAGCGCCGCGCCTTGCATCTTCCCGCCCGAACGCCGAAAGGTTGAGCACGCGAGCGGGCGTAGAGGAGCGCGAGTTGGACGGCGATCGAGTGGCAGAGGACAGACCTGCGGCCGGCAAGGCCCATCCCGTCGTCGTCACGTCGCTCAACCCGTTCGCCAAGCTGGAGCGGCAGCTGAAGTGCTGGACCCGCTGGAGCGACCTCGGCTTCGCCGTGCGCACCGCCAACGTCGCCGCCGAGGCCGAGCGGCTTCGGGCGGCCGGCGTCCCGGACGAGGCGATCATCGAGATCCCGGACGAGGCGAGCGGGCGCGCCCTCTTCGGCAAGCCGACGCCGCTCGTCCTCCCGCTCCTCACCCGCTTCGCCGAGGCGATGCCGGGACGCGACCTCCTGCTGACCAACTCCGACATCTTCGCCGCGGCCCGCAGCGCCGAGGTGACGACGATCTACCGCGCTCAGGCTCCCGCCGTCGCGCTGGTGCGCGAGGAGACGCCGACGCACGAGGCCTCGTCCTTTGCCCGCCGGGCGCCCTACCGCGGCGGCCTCGACACCTTCCTGATCGCCGCCGACACGTTCGGTGGCGTGGTCGGATCGCTCTCCGCCCTCCCCGCGTCGGAGCGGATGTGCTTCGGCATCCCGGGGTGGGACTACCTGATGGGCGCGGCCGTGCTGTCGCTGGGCGGTGTCATCATGGATTCCGGCCTCCTGCTTCACGAGAGCCACGAGACGACGTACGCGAACGTCGACGAGTTCCTCGCCTACGTTCCGGCGATGCAGGCGTTGGGGATGGCGACCGGGCCGAGCGCCGCCCAGGCGGCCTTCCAGTTCTTTCAGCGGATCGACCATGAGTGCCGGCTGACCGCCGCCGCTTCCCGTCTCGCGCGGCTGAAGTACTACCGCCAGCCGCTCGCCGCCACGACGCCCGAGGCCCGCGCCGCGACGGCCCGCTTCCTCGCCGCCTGTCCGTTCGCGGCGGCGACGACGAGCTTCGCCGTCCTCGCCGCGCTCGCCGACGACCTCCGCTCTGCCGGGACGCCGGACATGGAGCGCGCGCTCAACGTCTTCGCGACCGGCGCGGGCGTTCATGCCGATTTCCGTGAGGCGCTCCTTGCGACGCTCTTCGCCCGCCTCTGCCGCGACGGCGTCGGGGCCGGGCCACGGCCGCCGCGTGCGTCCGACACGCGCCATGTCCGCGCCGTCGCGGCCCTCCGCCAGGCCGGGTACAAGGACGATGCGCTGGAGCGGCGGGCGGCGGCGCGGGTCTACGCGGTGGAACTCATCGAGCACGGCATCGCCAATGCCGCGCTTCACGACTACCTGGTGCTGGCCGCCGACAACGACGTGGAGCGCGCCCTCCTCGCCATGATCCAGTCCGATGCCGAGGGCCTTCCCGATGCTGCCTGAGCCCCTCTCCGCCACTGCCGTGCTGCCGTTCGAGAAGGGGTTCCGCCTCGAGAAGGCGGACCCGGACCTTCCGGGCGTTTCCATCGTCATCCCGGTCTGGAACGCGGGGCCTTTCCTGGAGCGAACGATCCGCAGCCTCCTGATGAACGACCTCGCCGGCTGCGAGCTGATCCTGATGGACGGCGGCAGCACCGACATGACGATGCAGGTCGTCGAGCACTACCGCGAGCATTTCACGGTGGTGGTGTCCGAGCGGGACGAGGGCCAGTCCGACGCCATCAACAAGGGCATGGCCCGGGCGAAGAAGCCGATCCTGACCTGGCTGAACGGCGACGACCTCATCCTTCCGAACCGTCTCAAGGTGGTGCGGGAGGCGTTCCGCGACCGTCCGGGCACGAAGGTCGTGGTGGGGAACGCGTACCTCACCGAGCTCGACCTGACACCGATCCACCGCTTCAACTACGCGCCGGAGCGGCTGACGTTCGGGAAGCTCCTGAACTACACGATGCACCACCTCGTACAGCCGTCGGTATTCTTCTCGCGCGAGGCGTGGCAGGCCTGCGGGCCGGTCAAGCACGAGCTGCACTACGCGATGGACGCGGACCTCTTCCTGTCGATGGCGGGACGCTTCGCCTTCGAGCACGTGCCGGTGGACGTCGCCTACAGCGTCTATCATTCGGAGTGCAAGACGCTGAAGAAGCGTGCCGAATCGCTCGCCGAACTGGCCCTTGTGCAGACCATGCACGGCGGCTTCAAGGAGGCGGAGATCACGCTCGGCCAGCTCGTCGCCCTCTACAACGAGACCAAGGCGCGGGCGGAAGCGCTGGAGGCGTCGGCCGGCGCGGGGAACGACGTCGCCCTCCTCCACCGCAAGCTCAACGCCATGGCGCGCGAGCGGCGGCACGCCCGCGACGCGCTGCTGTCCGCCAGCGCGGACCTTCCGGCATGACGCGCCCCGCCTCGATCGCGGTGCTGTCCAGCGCGCCGCACGGCGGGGCCGGGATCGCCGCCAGGCGGCTGGCGGACGCGCTCGCCGCGACGGGCGCATCCTGCGACTTCATCGACATCGAGACGCTCGGCGAGAGCGTGCCGGAGGATGCCCGCCCGTCGCGCTCGTTTTCCAACCGCACGATCTCCGACGCGCACTTCACGGTGGAGCACCCCGGCTTCTGCCGCGGCTGGTTCGTGGAGATGCTGAGCGGGTACGACATCGTCAACGTGCACTGGGCGCTCGGCCTGATCGGCCTCGAGGAGATGGCCGAGCTTGC
This genomic window from Acuticoccus sediminis contains:
- a CDS encoding efflux RND transporter periplasmic adaptor subunit, giving the protein MSVSRQLVLLLFLAVAGGLGYMMYQERPAATESADAGGQSGAPRPAAAVDVATAATRVLERSVEAVGTTRALQSVDIVPLTDGRLVELNITPGAAIDRGDVIARLDPGIEQATLAEAEATLAERTAALDRSTTLRQTNASTVSQATLDSLKAEVAAAEAAVQRARHNLQDRTISAPFSGVLGMRAVDLGARVETSMVLTTLDDLSEVEIEFRLPETVYGQIHIGQRIHAESAAFPGRTFSGSVAAIDSRIDSVSRSFRVHARLPNEDRVLPVGMFMRLDLALDDRHAVVVPEEAVMVEGGKTEIFVVVDGVAELRSIETGLRRAGIVEVLDGVADGDTVVSRGIQSVRDGGAVRIISRIPLPGHSTEIEVPGTADAPASPAAAANPEPAGTGSRT
- a CDS encoding efflux RND transporter permease subunit, yielding MLSDLAIRRPVLAAVVSLLIMVFGIGALTGLPIRELPDIDTAVVTVRTEYTGASPEIIDTDITEILEASISGISGIKTLSSQSRRGRSSITIEFEVGRNIDEAANDVRDAVARVRGDLPDDVEEPQVVKSDADGDPVMRLAVTSTRMTPAEITDYLDRYVVDRLATVNGVASIDLYGDRPFAVRIWLDRRAMAARNLTVADITTALQRANVELPAGEIESTARQLQVRLNSRLPTVEAFANVTVDRVEGYPIRLSDVARVIPGVSDDTTIVRSDGKPAVGMSVIRQSQSNTIAISQGIRSEIEAMKPSLPRGMEITVGSDDAIFVGASIKEVVTALGMSLLLVVAVILAFLRSWRATLIPAITIPIALIGTFMLIGAMGFSINVLTLLALLLAIGLVVDDAIVVLENIQRRIDNGESVLVASVLGSRQVTFAVIATSLTLIAVFVPISFLGGQVGRLFTEFGFVMASAVLISTFVALTACPALASKVLRKDMGVSEGSEGRVLRGFRRIVSTALSLPLIVIAAAIGIAVVGGVVYQTIPSELTPREDRGVAFVPLTAPVGATVNFTDEAAQQVEAIAEPLLQSGDVATIFTLSGSWGRANRSFVVLRLSDWENRDRSAQEIAAALRPGMSGVTAARGFPITPSGLGLRGNRTPLQVVVSGPDFPSVQRWAATLLEEAQANPNLQNMEMDYEENQPQLDITVDRQRADDLGVSIETIASSLQTLLASREVTNFVYRGREYPVLLQAERNDRSSPSDIDFIFVRAGDGTSLVPLSTLVSIKESSAASELRRFDRLPSITIEGAVADNYTLGEAIAFMKDAAARTLPPEARISLSGQSQQFEETSSGAAFTFGLALLIVFLVLAAQFESFVHPLTIMLTVPLGVAGAVFSMALAGLTFNIYSQIGIILLIGLMAKNGILIVEFANQLRDEGMSVREAVLEATVLRLRPIVMTIVSTVLGAVPLVLATGAGAESRIAIGTVIVGGLVVSGVLTLVVTPVLYDLLARLTQPRSAIERALNAELSSLSKPRDHTAPAE
- a CDS encoding FecR family protein, yielding MTFSRRTILAFLAAIGSGVAFPRFGQAAERAGAVNDLTGKATATAEGAEARSLKIDDPIHLSETVRTGVEARAVLGLGQRTVLNLGSDTEVRIDRYVVDAGGELTLGGGAILFSRDGPPADDTLSISSEYGLIVVRGTTFFAGPSRDVFGVFVETGRVSVTGGGKTVSVGPGEGTNIAEPGAEPTDPVEWGQGRIDEALASVR